The following coding sequences are from one Epinephelus fuscoguttatus linkage group LG7, E.fuscoguttatus.final_Chr_v1 window:
- the jph2 gene encoding junctophilin-2 yields the protein MSGGRFEFDDGGAYCGGWEGGKAHGHGICTGPKGQGEFSGSWNYGFEVVGVYTWPSGNTYEGYWSQGKRHGLGVETKGHWIYRGEWTHGFKGRYGIRISVGSGAKYEGTWNNGLQDGYGTETYADGGTFQGQFTGGMRHGYGVRQSVPYGMAAVVRSPLRTSLTSLRSEHSNGTVLQQDIPVITTTNASGEETPVATPTQLGPSRGGFALTLQVDPEAVKPKKKGLFRRSSLLGKLKKSDSSTSLSSQKSKISFLRTESALSSNASDTNSTISIGDESLTGAEDFPPVEADIDATTTEVYMGEWKNDKRSGYGISERSSGLKYEGEWLNNQRHGYGCTTFAEGGKEEGKYMNNMLVKAMKKRVIQLKGTKIKQKVERAVEGAQRAAAIGKQKAEIAASRTAHSKAKAEGAEQAAQASNSESSIARLVAKELSPSFYQPGPEYLKKRVLHEAVEGSENTETVMHEPLLAEEEPLPTPPESPLMNELDSLMPGSSPGRTPSPSPGIITKEDPKLLSPGSWNEDKTIKGGGSKGGSKPNSRPSSRPTTPATSVSATAPAPAPASAAPESGAAPSSRGPSRTPSRQSAKNEQGSDLEIKPLQKFDSEAKAPDVAPAPVASVRNSLISADEEEEAPRPASKVPAKAVTPEPKTIEVKTERAPSVHERAPSVSENKVEPRAVNRPSSKAETKPLPKRQPSPAPSPRPAPSPESKPVPKPVEAKPIVAKPAPKVEPKAEARLRAIVSSSSHELTADSLELEGPNTIMICMVILLNIGLAILFVHILS from the exons ATGAGTGGAGGTCGCTTTGAGTTTGACGACGGCGGAGCTTATTGCGGAGGCTGGGAGGGAGGCAAAGCCCACGGCCATGGCATTTGCACCGGACCCAAAGGCCAGGGGGAGTTCTCCGGCTCCTGGAACTACGGCTTCGAGGTGGTGGGAGTCTACACCTGGCCCAGCGGAAACACCTACGAGGGGTACTGGTCGCAGGGGAAGCGTCACGGCCTGGGAGTAGAAACCAAAGGACACTGGATTTACAGAGGGGAATGGACTCATGGCTTCAAAGGGAGATATGGCATCCGGATCAGTGTTGGCAGTGGAGCAAAGTACGAAGGAACATGGAATAATGGGCTTCAGGATGGATATGGAACAGAAACATATGCGGATGGAG GTACTTTCCAGGGTCAGTTCACAGGTGGGATGCGGCACGGCTATGGGGTCCGTCAGAGCGTCCCTTATGGCATGGCAGCCGTTGTCCGCTCCCCTCTCCGTACCTCCCTGACCTCCCTTCGCAGCGAACACAGCAACGGCACCGTCTTGCAGCAAGACATCCCCgtcatcaccaccaccaacGCCTCAGGTGAGGAGACACCCGTCGCCACCCCTACCCAGCTGGGACCTTCCCGTGGAGGCTTTGCCCTCACTCTCCAGGTGGACCCAGAGGCTGTGAAACCCAAGAAAAAGGGCCTGTTCCGCAGGAGCTCCCTGCTGGGTAAGCTGAAGAAGTCCGACTCAAGTACCTCGCTGTCCAGCCAGAAGAGCAAGATCAGCTTCCTGAGGACGGAATCGGCTCTCAGTTCCAACGCCAGCGACACCAACTCCACCATCAGCATCGGGGACGAGAGCCTGACCGGAGCCGAGGATTTCCCCCCAGTGGAGGCCGACATTGACGCCACCACCACAGAGGTCTACATGGGCGAGTGGAAGAACGACAAGCGCTCAGGATATGGAATAAGCGAAAGGTCCAGCGGGCTGAAGTACGAGGGTGAGTGGCTAAACAACCAGAGACACGGCTATGGCTGCACCACTTTCgccgagggagggaaggaggagggcAAGTACATGAACAACATGCTAGTGAAGGCCATGAAGAAGAGGGTGATCCAGCTGAAGGGAACCAAGATCAAGCAGAAGGTGGAGCGGGCGGTGGAGGGCGCTCAAAGGGCTGCAGCCATCGGCaagcagaaggcagagatcGCTGCTTCCAG GACGGCCCACTCAAAGGCCAAGGCAGAGGGAGCTGAGCAGGCCGCTCAGGCCTCCAACAGTGAGTCCAGCATCGCCAGACTGGTGGCCAAAGAACTGTCCCCTTCCTTCTACCAGCCAG GTCCTGAGTATCTGAAGAAGAGAGTGTTACATGAGGCCGTGGAGGGAAGTGAGAACACAGAGACTGTCATGCATGAGCCGCTGCTCGCTGAGGAGGAGCCCCTGCCCACGCCACCCGAAAGCCCACTCATGAATGAACTGGACAGTCTCATGCCTGGCTCATCCCCAGGCCGCACCCCCTCCCCCAGCCCGGGTATCATCACCAAGGAAGATCCAAAACTCCTCAGTCCAGGAAGCTGGAACGAAGACAAAACTATCAAAGGAGGTGGCAGTAAAGGTGGCAGTAAACCCAACAGCAGGCCCAGCAGTCGCCCCACTACCCCAGCAACTTCTGTTTCTGCTactgctcctgctcctgctcctgcctCGGCTGCACCTGAGAGCGGAGCGGCCCCCAGCAGCCGCGGCCCCTCTCGCACCCCCAGTCGGCAGAGCGCCAAGAACGAGCAGGGCTCTGACCTGGAGATCAAGCCCTTGCAGAAGTTTGACTCCGAGGCGAAAGCTCCAGACGTCGCTCCTGCACCTGTTGCCTCTGTAAGGAATAGCCTCATCTCtgcagatgaagaagaagaagcaccGCGCCCCGCCTCCAAAGTGCCCGCCAAAGCCGTCACCCCCGAGCCTAAAACCATCGAGGTCAAAACTGAAAGAGCTCCATCCGTCCACGAACGAGCTCCGTCCGTCTCTGAGAACAAAGTGGAGCCCAGGGCGGTGAACAGACCGTCCAGCAAAGCAGAGACAAAGCCATTACCAAAGCGGCAACCCAGCCCAGCTCCATCCCCAAGACCTGCGCCCAGTCCTGAATCTAAACCAGTACCAAAGCCAGTGGAAGCCAAACCCATTGTTGCCAAACCAGCCCCGAAGGTGGAGCCCAAAGCAGAAGCCAGACTGAGGGCCATAGTGTCGAGCTCGAGTCATGAGCTGACTGCAGACTCTTTGGAGCTGGAG